A stretch of the Mycobacterium sp. ITM-2016-00317 genome encodes the following:
- a CDS encoding circularly permuted type 2 ATP-grasp protein: MAFPAPSPTPHQGAGPADLDNPLAPYGTMRAQQALFDLLPQLSGPAAGYDEFVDEAGQVRPAWQELAECVRERGRDGLDRLRAVVRGLVDNDGITYIQTDGDDTVAGPWHLDALPLIISAPDWDRLEAGLVQRSRLLDAVLTDLYGRRCALTSGVLPPQLLFAHPGYVRAAHGIELPGRHQLFLHGCDISRDGAGDFVVNADWTQAPSGAGYALADRRVIAHAIPELYEQIGPQPVSPWAQALRLALVEAAPETAEEPVVVVLSPGIHSETAFDQAYLASVLGLPLVESADLVVRDGKLWMRSMGTLKRVDVVLRRVDAAYADPLDLRPDSRLGVVGLVEVLRRGAVTVVNTLGSGVLESPGLLRFLPELAEKLFGESPLLPTAPLYWAGIDVERSHVLANLSSLLLKPVTGGEAIVGPELSTAQRESLAARIAATPWQWVGQELPEFSSAPADFLPGGLSSSSVGMRLFTVSQRGGYAPMIGGLGFLAAPGADGYRLKSVAAKDIWVRTPSRVTAETIPALPGLASASPTQEISSPRVLSDLFWIGRYAERAEHMARLLTVTRERYHEYRYRRAMDGSECVPVLLTALGAITGTDTGAGSDYAEMVATAPTTLWSLTADRHRSGSLAQSVERLGLAARAVRDQMSNDTWMVLTALERALLAAPGTPPDSKAEGETFLASTNSLTLSGMLTLSGVVAESMVHDVGWVMLDIGKRIERALALTALLRATMTTARTPGAEQTITESTLVACESLVIYRRRNPGKFSVTGLAELLLFDADNPRSLVYQLDRLRTHLRSLPGASGSSRPERMVDEIAARLRRIEPGELAEVAPDGRRDEFDALLGAIHHDVRELASVITAVHLSLPGDMQPLWGPDERRVFP; the protein is encoded by the coding sequence ATGGCCTTCCCCGCACCATCTCCGACACCTCACCAGGGAGCCGGACCCGCCGACCTGGACAACCCGCTGGCGCCCTACGGCACCATGCGGGCCCAGCAGGCGCTCTTCGACCTTCTGCCGCAGCTCAGCGGGCCCGCCGCGGGCTACGACGAATTCGTCGACGAGGCAGGCCAAGTGAGGCCGGCATGGCAGGAACTCGCCGAGTGCGTGCGCGAGCGCGGCCGCGACGGCCTCGACCGGCTGCGCGCGGTCGTGCGCGGCCTGGTCGACAACGACGGCATCACCTACATCCAGACCGACGGCGACGACACGGTGGCGGGGCCGTGGCACCTCGACGCGCTGCCCCTGATCATCTCCGCGCCCGACTGGGACCGGTTGGAGGCGGGGCTGGTGCAGCGGTCGCGCCTGCTCGACGCAGTGCTGACCGACCTCTACGGCCGGCGGTGCGCACTCACCAGCGGGGTGCTGCCGCCGCAGTTGCTGTTCGCCCATCCCGGATACGTCCGGGCCGCCCACGGCATCGAGCTGCCCGGACGCCACCAACTGTTCCTGCACGGCTGCGACATCAGCCGCGACGGCGCCGGCGACTTCGTCGTCAACGCCGACTGGACCCAGGCGCCGTCCGGGGCCGGGTACGCGCTGGCCGACCGGCGGGTGATCGCGCACGCGATCCCGGAGCTCTACGAGCAGATCGGCCCGCAGCCGGTGTCGCCGTGGGCCCAGGCGCTGCGGCTGGCGCTCGTCGAGGCCGCCCCGGAGACCGCCGAGGAACCCGTCGTGGTGGTGCTCAGTCCGGGCATCCACTCCGAGACGGCGTTCGACCAGGCCTACCTGGCCAGCGTGCTGGGGCTGCCGCTGGTGGAGAGCGCGGATCTGGTGGTCCGCGACGGCAAGCTGTGGATGCGTTCGATGGGCACCCTCAAGCGGGTCGACGTGGTGTTGCGCCGGGTCGACGCGGCCTACGCCGACCCGCTCGACCTGCGGCCCGATTCCCGCCTCGGGGTGGTGGGGCTGGTGGAGGTGCTGCGCCGCGGCGCGGTCACCGTGGTGAACACGCTGGGCAGCGGCGTGCTGGAAAGCCCTGGGCTGCTTCGCTTCCTGCCGGAGCTGGCCGAGAAACTGTTCGGTGAGTCACCGCTGCTGCCGACCGCCCCGCTGTACTGGGCCGGCATCGACGTGGAGCGCTCACACGTGCTGGCCAACCTGTCGTCGCTGCTGCTCAAACCGGTCACCGGGGGAGAGGCCATCGTCGGGCCGGAATTGTCGACCGCCCAGCGGGAGTCGCTCGCGGCGCGTATCGCCGCCACCCCGTGGCAGTGGGTCGGTCAGGAACTGCCGGAATTCTCGTCGGCCCCTGCGGACTTCCTTCCCGGCGGGCTGTCGTCGTCCAGCGTCGGCATGCGGCTGTTCACCGTGTCCCAGCGTGGCGGGTACGCGCCGATGATCGGTGGCCTGGGATTCCTGGCCGCCCCGGGCGCCGACGGGTACCGGCTCAAATCCGTTGCGGCCAAGGATATCTGGGTCCGCACACCCAGTCGGGTCACCGCCGAGACGATCCCGGCGCTGCCGGGGCTGGCCAGCGCGAGCCCGACCCAGGAGATCAGCTCGCCGCGTGTGCTGTCGGACCTCTTCTGGATCGGCCGCTACGCCGAACGCGCCGAACACATGGCGCGGCTGCTCACCGTCACCCGCGAGCGCTACCACGAGTACCGGTACCGGCGCGCGATGGACGGCAGCGAATGCGTGCCCGTGCTGCTGACCGCGCTCGGCGCGATCACCGGAACCGACACCGGCGCAGGGTCGGACTACGCGGAGATGGTCGCGACCGCGCCGACCACCCTGTGGTCGCTGACCGCGGACCGGCACCGGTCCGGTTCCCTGGCCCAGTCGGTGGAACGGCTCGGCCTGGCCGCCCGCGCGGTGCGCGACCAGATGTCCAACGACACCTGGATGGTGCTGACCGCACTGGAACGCGCGCTGCTGGCCGCGCCGGGCACCCCGCCGGACTCCAAGGCCGAGGGTGAGACGTTCCTGGCGTCGACGAACAGCCTGACGCTGTCCGGGATGCTGACGCTGTCGGGTGTCGTCGCCGAATCGATGGTGCACGACGTCGGCTGGGTCATGCTCGACATCGGCAAGCGGATCGAACGGGCCCTCGCGCTGACGGCGCTACTGCGGGCCACCATGACCACGGCGCGGACCCCGGGCGCCGAGCAGACCATCACCGAATCGACCTTGGTCGCCTGCGAATCGCTGGTGATCTACCGCAGGCGCAACCCCGGCAAGTTCAGCGTCACCGGTCTCGCGGAGCTGCTGCTGTTCGACGCCGACAATCCGCGCTCGCTGGTGTACCAACTCGACCGGCTGCGCACCCACCTGCGATCGCTGCCCGGCGCGTCGGGGTCGTCGCGACCCGAGCGCATGGTCGACGAGATCGCCGCCCGGCTGCGCCGCATCGAACCCGGCGAGTTGGCGGAGGTCGCCCCCGACGGCCGCCGCGACGAGTTCGACGCGCTGCTCGGCGCCATCCACCACGACGTGCGCGAGCTCGCCAGCGTCATCACCGCGGTCCACCTGTCGCTGCCCGGCGACATGCAGCCGCTGTGGGGCCCCGACGAACGCCGGGTCTTCCCGTGA
- a CDS encoding transglutaminase family protein has translation MSTRCYQITHRTEYRYSDVVTSSYGRGFLTPRDSDRQRCLFHELDLDPEAADSSTSRDGWGNVSSYFHVTERHRALTVTSRSVVEVDPPPPDLYDGPSARAPWEIARPVGPDGAAAVEFTLDLSPPELTDEIRAYAAPSFTPGTPLIDVLRDLTQRIYTDFTYRSGSTTVSTKVSEVLAAREGVCQDFARLAIACLRANGLAAGYVSGYLATDPPPGKERMVGVDATHAWASVWTPQNLWLGLDPTNNQMVDERYVTVGYARDYADIPPLRGIIYTDSESSVIKVAVDVAPYQGRVPNA, from the coding sequence GTGAGCACCCGCTGCTACCAGATCACCCACCGCACGGAGTACCGGTATTCCGACGTGGTGACCAGCTCCTACGGGCGGGGATTCCTGACGCCCCGCGACTCGGACCGCCAGCGGTGCCTGTTCCACGAGCTCGACCTGGATCCGGAGGCCGCCGACAGCTCCACCAGCCGGGACGGCTGGGGCAACGTCAGCTCGTATTTCCACGTCACCGAACGGCACCGGGCGCTGACGGTGACCAGCCGCTCCGTCGTCGAGGTGGATCCGCCGCCGCCCGATCTGTACGACGGGCCGTCGGCGCGCGCGCCGTGGGAGATCGCCCGCCCGGTCGGCCCCGACGGGGCGGCGGCGGTCGAGTTCACCCTCGACCTGAGTCCGCCCGAGCTCACCGACGAGATCCGCGCCTATGCCGCACCGAGTTTCACCCCGGGCACGCCGCTGATCGACGTGCTGCGGGATCTGACGCAGCGCATTTACACCGATTTCACCTACCGCTCGGGCTCGACCACCGTATCGACCAAGGTGAGCGAGGTTTTGGCGGCGCGGGAAGGGGTATGTCAGGACTTCGCGCGGCTGGCGATCGCCTGTCTGCGGGCCAATGGTCTGGCCGCCGGTTATGTCTCCGGGTACCTGGCCACCGACCCTCCCCCCGGGAAGGAACGCATGGTAGGAGTCGATGCGACGCACGCGTGGGCGTCGGTGTGGACACCTCAGAATCTCTGGCTGGGACTGGACCCGACCAACAACCAGATGGTCGACGAGCGCTACGTAACAGTCGGATACGCCCGGGATTACGCCGACATACCGCCGCTGCGCGGGATTATCTACACCGATTCGGAGAGCAGCGTGATCAAGGTCGCCGTCGACGTCGCGCCGTATCAGGGGAGAGTGCCGAATGCGTGA
- a CDS encoding putative zinc-binding metallopeptidase: MRDFTCPNCGQRLAFENSVCLNCGSALGFSLDDMALLVIAPTEESEHAGAVDEQRFQLCANLHLAECNWLVEKGPIAKLCVSCALTRTRPNDADTIALAAFAGAERAKRRLIVELHELSLPIVGRDVDPDFGLAFDLLSSQFEKVFTGHENGVITLDLAEGDDVHREQLRISMDEPYRTLLGHFRHEIGHYYQYRLIGTSQDYLDRYHELFGDPEADYQAALDRHYSEGAPPGWQDDYVSSYATMHPAEDWAETFAHYLHIRDTLDTAAAFGFAPATATYDRRMLGPSGFDTLIDLWLPLSWALNMVNRSMGKEDIYPFVLPPPVLEKMRFIHTVIDEITSNPAKLAEIGSPVEDQSQQLG; encoded by the coding sequence ATGCGTGACTTCACATGCCCGAACTGCGGCCAACGGTTGGCGTTCGAGAACTCGGTGTGCCTGAACTGTGGTAGCGCACTGGGGTTCTCGCTGGACGACATGGCGCTGCTGGTGATCGCGCCCACCGAGGAGAGCGAACACGCGGGCGCGGTCGACGAGCAGCGCTTCCAGCTGTGCGCGAATCTGCATCTGGCCGAGTGCAACTGGCTGGTCGAGAAGGGGCCGATCGCCAAGCTGTGCGTGTCGTGTGCGCTGACCCGAACCCGGCCCAACGACGCCGACACGATCGCGCTGGCGGCATTCGCCGGCGCGGAGCGCGCCAAGCGCAGGCTGATCGTCGAACTGCACGAGCTCTCGCTGCCGATCGTCGGACGCGACGTCGACCCCGACTTCGGGCTGGCCTTCGATCTGCTGTCCAGTCAGTTCGAGAAGGTCTTCACCGGCCACGAGAACGGCGTGATCACACTGGATCTCGCCGAGGGTGACGACGTCCACCGCGAGCAGTTGCGAATCTCGATGGACGAGCCGTACCGGACCCTGCTCGGGCACTTCCGGCACGAGATCGGCCACTACTACCAGTACCGGCTCATCGGCACGTCGCAGGACTACCTGGACCGCTATCACGAGTTGTTCGGCGATCCGGAGGCCGACTACCAGGCCGCTCTCGACCGCCACTACAGCGAGGGCGCGCCGCCGGGCTGGCAGGACGACTACGTGTCCTCTTATGCGACCATGCATCCCGCCGAGGACTGGGCCGAGACGTTCGCGCACTACCTGCACATCCGCGACACGCTGGACACCGCGGCGGCGTTCGGGTTCGCCCCGGCCACGGCGACCTATGACCGGAGGATGCTGGGCCCCAGCGGTTTCGACACGCTCATCGACCTCTGGTTGCCGCTGTCGTGGGCGCTGAACATGGTGAACCGCTCGATGGGCAAAGAGGACATCTACCCGTTCGTGCTGCCGCCGCCGGTGCTGGAGAAGATGCGCTTCATCCACACCGTGATCGACGAGATCACCTCGAACCCGGCGAAACTGGCGGAGATCGGCTCACCGGTCGAGGACCAGAGCCAGCAACTCGGCTAG
- a CDS encoding SDR family NAD(P)-dependent oxidoreductase, with amino-acid sequence MTNVAGYGPWAVVAGGSEGVGAEFADQLARAGVNLVLVARKPEPLEHTAARCREYGVQVRTLAVDLVDGADAVIEAAADLEVGLLIYNAGANTCSEEFLDADLAEFGRVIDLNITAMMTLVQHYARPMRDRRRGGILLVGSMAGYLGSVRHTVYGGVKAFGRVFAEGLWLELREHDVHVLELVLGVTRTPAMERVGLNFDVPGLRVSEPADVAAEGLRQLPHGPVHVVGGNEDDVARRNHPDRAKVVLGAHRFMQKLMN; translated from the coding sequence ATGACGAATGTGGCGGGCTACGGGCCCTGGGCGGTCGTGGCCGGAGGATCGGAAGGCGTCGGGGCGGAGTTCGCCGACCAGCTGGCTCGGGCCGGGGTGAACCTGGTGCTGGTGGCTCGCAAGCCGGAACCGTTGGAGCACACCGCCGCCCGATGCCGGGAGTACGGGGTGCAGGTCCGCACACTGGCGGTCGATCTGGTCGACGGCGCCGACGCGGTGATCGAGGCCGCCGCCGACCTGGAGGTCGGCCTGCTGATCTACAACGCGGGCGCGAACACGTGCAGCGAGGAGTTCCTCGACGCCGACCTCGCCGAGTTCGGGCGGGTGATCGACCTGAACATCACCGCGATGATGACGCTGGTGCAGCACTACGCGCGCCCGATGCGGGACCGCCGGCGCGGCGGTATCCTGCTGGTCGGGTCGATGGCCGGATATCTCGGCTCGGTGCGGCACACCGTGTACGGCGGGGTCAAGGCGTTCGGCCGGGTCTTCGCCGAGGGCCTGTGGCTGGAGCTGCGCGAGCATGACGTGCACGTGCTGGAGTTGGTGCTCGGCGTCACCCGCACCCCGGCGATGGAGCGCGTCGGGCTGAACTTCGACGTGCCCGGGCTGCGCGTCTCAGAGCCCGCCGACGTCGCCGCCGAGGGCCTTCGGCAGTTGCCGCACGGGCCGGTGCACGTGGTCGGCGGCAACGAGGACGACGTCGCGCGGCGCAATCATCCCGACCGCGCGAAGGTGGTGCTCGGTGCGCACCGCTTCATGCAGAAGCTGATGAACTAG
- a CDS encoding replication-associated recombination protein A, whose translation MSDSLFDVPGERVAPAAAPVGASTPLAVRMRPASLDEVVGQGHLLTPNSPLRRLVEGSGAASVILYGPPGTGKTTLASMISQATGRRFEALSALAAGVKEVRAVIEEARVALLRGQQTVLFIDEVHRFSKTQQDALLAAVENRVVLLVAATTENPSFSVVAPLLSRSLILQLQPLTPAEVATVIRRAIEDPRGLNGKVRVTDEAIDQLVQLSAGDARRALTALEVAAESGQEVTVEIVEQSLDKAAVRYDRDGDQHYDVVSAFIKSVRGSDVDAALHYLARMLVAGEDPRFVARRLMILASEDIGMADPTALQIAVAAAQTVQLIGMPEAQLTLAHATVYLATAPKSNAVTTALGAAMNDVRAGKAGLVPAHLRDGHYSGAQKLGNAVGYKYAHDSADGVVPQQYPPDELVGVDYYRPTGRGAEREISTRVDKLRAIIRRRR comes from the coding sequence GTGTCCGACAGTCTGTTCGATGTGCCCGGCGAGCGGGTGGCACCGGCCGCGGCCCCGGTGGGCGCCTCAACGCCGCTGGCGGTCCGGATGCGCCCCGCCTCGCTGGACGAGGTGGTAGGCCAGGGGCACCTGCTCACGCCGAACTCGCCGCTGCGACGGCTCGTCGAGGGATCGGGCGCGGCTTCGGTGATCCTGTACGGCCCGCCCGGCACCGGCAAGACCACGCTGGCGTCGATGATCTCCCAGGCCACCGGTCGCCGGTTCGAGGCGCTGTCCGCGCTCGCCGCCGGCGTCAAAGAGGTGCGGGCGGTCATCGAGGAGGCCCGCGTCGCGCTGCTGCGGGGCCAGCAGACCGTGCTGTTCATCGACGAGGTGCACCGGTTCTCCAAAACCCAGCAGGACGCGCTGCTGGCCGCGGTCGAGAATCGGGTGGTGCTGCTGGTGGCGGCCACCACCGAGAACCCGTCGTTCTCCGTGGTGGCACCGCTGCTGAGCCGGTCGCTGATCCTGCAGCTGCAGCCGCTGACGCCCGCCGAGGTCGCCACGGTCATCCGGCGCGCCATCGAGGATCCGCGCGGCCTCAACGGCAAGGTCAGGGTCACCGATGAGGCGATCGACCAGCTGGTGCAGCTCTCGGCCGGCGATGCGCGCCGGGCGCTGACCGCGCTGGAAGTGGCCGCCGAGTCGGGCCAGGAAGTCACCGTCGAGATCGTCGAGCAGTCCCTGGACAAGGCCGCGGTGCGCTACGACCGCGACGGCGACCAGCACTACGACGTGGTCAGCGCGTTCATCAAGTCCGTCCGCGGCTCCGACGTCGATGCCGCGCTGCACTACCTGGCCCGGATGCTGGTGGCGGGGGAGGACCCGCGGTTCGTCGCGCGCCGGCTGATGATCCTGGCCAGCGAGGACATCGGGATGGCCGACCCGACGGCCCTGCAGATCGCGGTCGCCGCGGCCCAGACCGTGCAGCTGATCGGGATGCCGGAGGCACAGCTGACCCTCGCGCACGCCACCGTCTACCTGGCGACCGCGCCGAAATCGAACGCCGTGACCACCGCGCTGGGGGCGGCGATGAACGACGTGCGGGCGGGCAAGGCGGGTCTGGTGCCCGCACACCTGCGCGACGGCCACTATTCAGGCGCCCAGAAGCTGGGCAACGCGGTCGGCTACAAGTACGCCCACGACAGCGCCGACGGGGTTGTCCCGCAACAGTATCCGCCCGACGAACTGGTGGGCGTGGACTACTACCGGCCCACCGGGCGGGGGGCGGAACGCGAGATCTCGACTCGGGTGGACAAGCTGCGGGCGATCATCCGGCGCCGACGCTGA
- a CDS encoding GlsB/YeaQ/YmgE family stress response membrane protein, giving the protein MTVTGIISAILIGIVVGVLGRLVLPGKQSIGMIVTILVGIVSALIGTWLAAALGIPTATKGVDWLELLVQVVVAAIGVALVASLMSRRRPGVTGGRRSGMLR; this is encoded by the coding sequence ATGACCGTCACCGGCATCATCAGCGCAATTCTGATCGGCATCGTGGTCGGCGTACTCGGCCGCCTCGTCCTGCCGGGCAAGCAGTCCATCGGAATGATCGTGACCATCCTGGTCGGCATCGTCTCCGCACTGATCGGCACGTGGCTGGCCGCCGCGCTCGGCATCCCGACCGCCACCAAGGGCGTCGACTGGCTCGAGCTGCTGGTCCAGGTCGTCGTGGCCGCGATCGGTGTGGCGCTGGTCGCCTCGCTGATGAGCCGCCGCCGGCCCGGCGTGACCGGCGGACGACGCTCGGGAATGCTGCGGTAA
- a CDS encoding secondary thiamine-phosphate synthase enzyme YjbQ: protein MLEVDTSRRRTVDLTEAVRDFCRAQGDGLCNVFVPHATAGLAVIETGAGSDDDLLDALERLLPRDDRYRHAHGSPGHGADHVLPGLVSPSVTVPVADGQPLLGTWQSIVLIDLNRDNPRRSVRLSFVSG, encoded by the coding sequence GTGCTCGAGGTCGACACGTCCCGGCGCCGCACCGTCGACCTGACCGAGGCGGTGCGGGACTTCTGTCGCGCCCAGGGCGACGGCCTGTGCAACGTGTTCGTGCCGCACGCCACGGCGGGGCTGGCGGTGATCGAGACCGGCGCGGGTTCCGACGACGACCTGCTCGACGCGCTGGAACGGTTGCTGCCCCGCGACGACCGCTACCGGCACGCGCACGGTTCACCCGGGCACGGCGCCGACCACGTGCTTCCCGGGCTGGTGTCGCCGTCGGTGACGGTGCCGGTGGCCGACGGGCAGCCGCTGCTGGGCACCTGGCAGAGCATCGTGCTCATCGACCTGAACAGGGACAATCCCCGTCGCTCGGTGCGGCTGAGCTTCGTGTCGGGCTGA
- the alaS gene encoding alanine--tRNA ligase, giving the protein METHEIRKRFLDHFVKAGHTEVPSASVILDDPNLLFVNAGMVQFVPYFLGQRTPPWNRAVSVQKCIRTPDIDEVGITTRHNTFFQMAGNFSFGDYFKKAAIEFAWTLLTNPVDQGGYGFEPERLWATVYLDDDEAIGYWQEVAGLPLDRIQRRGMADNYWSMGIPGPCGPSSEIYYDRGAEYGVEGGPEANEDRYIEIWNLVFMQNERGEGTSKENFEILGPLPRKNIDTGMGIERVACLLQNVDNVYETDLLRPVIDLVAGRAPRGYGQGIHDDDVRYRIIADHSRTAAIIIGDGISPGNEGRGYVLRRLLRRIIRAAKLLGVDEPIMASLMTTVRDAMSPSYPELGTDFDRIQRIAVAEETAFNRTLASGSRLFDEAARATKAAGAGKLSGRDAFTLHDTYGFPIELTLEMAAEADLSVDEEGFRGLMAEQRARAKADAAARKQAHADLSAYRELVDAGPTEFTGFDELSSEARILGIFVDGKRVPVVAHAGRDGAHERIELILDRSPFYAESGGQIADEGTIAGTGSSETAKAAVTDVQKIAKTLWSHRVNVESGEFVEGDTVLAAVDPRWRHGATQGHSGTHMVHAALRQVLGPNAVQAGSLNRPGYLRFDFNWQGALSDDQRSQIEEVTNEAVEADFEVHSFTTGLEKAKAMGAMALFGENYPDEVRVVEIGGPFSLELCGGTHVRRSAQIGPVTILGESSVGSGVRRVEAYVGLDSFRHLAKERALMAGLASSLKVPSDEVPARVATLVERLRAAEKELDRLRLASARSAAVNAAAGAEQIGAVRLVAQRMAGGISAGDMRSLVGDIRGKLGSDAAVIALIAEGDNDSVPFVVSVNPAAQDHGLRADELVKVMGAAVNGRGGGKADLAQGSGKGAAGIDAALAALRAEIGRS; this is encoded by the coding sequence GTGGAGACACACGAGATCAGGAAACGCTTCCTTGATCACTTCGTGAAAGCGGGTCACACCGAGGTGCCGAGCGCGTCGGTGATCCTCGACGACCCCAACCTGTTGTTCGTCAACGCCGGGATGGTGCAGTTCGTCCCTTACTTCCTCGGCCAGCGCACGCCGCCGTGGAATCGTGCCGTCAGCGTCCAGAAGTGCATCCGCACCCCGGACATCGACGAGGTGGGCATCACCACCCGGCACAACACCTTCTTCCAGATGGCCGGCAACTTCAGCTTCGGCGACTACTTCAAGAAGGCCGCCATCGAGTTCGCCTGGACGCTGCTGACCAACCCGGTCGACCAGGGCGGATACGGCTTCGAGCCCGAACGGCTCTGGGCCACCGTGTATCTCGACGACGACGAAGCCATCGGCTACTGGCAGGAGGTGGCCGGGCTGCCGCTGGACCGCATCCAGCGCCGCGGCATGGCCGACAACTACTGGTCGATGGGCATTCCCGGACCGTGCGGGCCGTCCTCGGAGATCTACTACGACCGCGGCGCCGAGTACGGCGTCGAGGGCGGGCCCGAGGCCAACGAGGACCGCTACATCGAGATCTGGAATCTCGTGTTCATGCAGAACGAGCGCGGTGAGGGCACCTCGAAGGAGAACTTCGAGATCCTCGGGCCGCTGCCGCGCAAGAACATCGACACCGGCATGGGCATCGAGCGGGTGGCCTGCCTGCTCCAGAACGTGGACAACGTCTACGAGACCGATCTGCTGCGCCCGGTCATCGACCTGGTCGCGGGCCGCGCGCCGCGCGGGTACGGGCAGGGCATCCACGACGACGACGTCCGCTACCGGATCATCGCCGACCACAGCCGGACCGCCGCGATCATCATCGGCGACGGCATCAGCCCCGGCAACGAGGGCCGCGGGTACGTGCTGCGCCGCCTGCTGCGCCGCATCATCCGTGCCGCCAAACTGCTCGGCGTCGACGAGCCGATCATGGCGTCGTTGATGACGACGGTCCGCGACGCGATGAGCCCGTCCTACCCGGAACTGGGCACGGACTTCGATCGCATCCAGCGCATCGCGGTGGCCGAGGAGACGGCCTTCAACCGGACGCTGGCGTCCGGGTCGCGACTGTTCGACGAGGCGGCCCGCGCCACCAAGGCCGCCGGCGCCGGAAAGCTCTCCGGCCGTGACGCGTTCACCTTGCACGACACCTACGGCTTCCCGATCGAACTGACCCTGGAGATGGCCGCCGAGGCCGACCTCAGCGTCGACGAAGAGGGCTTCCGCGGGCTGATGGCCGAGCAGCGGGCCCGTGCCAAAGCCGACGCGGCGGCACGCAAGCAGGCCCACGCCGACCTGTCGGCCTACCGCGAGCTCGTCGACGCCGGACCGACCGAGTTCACCGGCTTCGACGAACTGTCCAGCGAGGCACGGATTCTCGGCATCTTCGTGGACGGCAAGCGGGTTCCGGTGGTGGCGCACGCCGGCCGCGACGGCGCCCACGAACGCATCGAGCTGATCCTGGACCGCAGCCCGTTCTACGCCGAGTCCGGCGGGCAGATCGCCGACGAGGGCACGATCGCAGGCACCGGGTCCTCGGAGACCGCCAAAGCAGCGGTGACCGACGTCCAGAAGATCGCGAAAACCCTGTGGTCCCACCGCGTCAACGTGGAGTCGGGGGAGTTCGTCGAAGGCGACACCGTGCTGGCCGCCGTCGACCCGCGCTGGCGCCACGGCGCCACCCAGGGCCACTCGGGCACCCACATGGTGCACGCGGCGCTGCGACAGGTGCTGGGGCCCAACGCCGTCCAGGCCGGCTCCCTGAACCGCCCGGGCTACCTGCGGTTCGACTTCAACTGGCAGGGCGCACTGTCGGACGACCAGCGCAGCCAGATCGAGGAAGTCACCAACGAGGCCGTCGAAGCCGACTTCGAGGTGCACAGCTTCACCACCGGGCTGGAGAAGGCCAAGGCCATGGGGGCGATGGCGCTGTTCGGCGAGAACTACCCCGACGAGGTCCGGGTGGTCGAGATCGGTGGACCGTTCTCCCTGGAGCTGTGCGGCGGCACCCACGTGCGCAGGTCGGCACAGATCGGCCCGGTGACGATCCTCGGCGAGTCCTCGGTGGGCTCGGGGGTGCGCCGCGTCGAGGCCTACGTCGGTCTGGACTCGTTCCGCCACCTGGCCAAGGAACGCGCGCTGATGGCGGGCCTGGCGTCGTCGCTGAAGGTTCCGTCCGACGAGGTGCCCGCGCGGGTGGCCACGCTGGTGGAGCGCCTGCGCGCCGCGGAGAAGGAACTCGACCGGCTGCGGCTGGCCAGTGCCCGCTCGGCGGCGGTCAACGCCGCCGCCGGTGCCGAGCAGATCGGCGCCGTGCGGCTGGTGGCCCAGCGGATGGCCGGCGGCATCTCGGCCGGTGACATGCGCTCCCTGGTGGGCGACATCCGCGGCAAGCTCGGCAGCGACGCCGCGGTGATCGCGCTGATCGCCGAGGGGGACAACGACTCGGTCCCGTTCGTGGTGTCCGTCAACCCGGCCGCGCAGGACCACGGACTGCGCGCCGACG